One Chryseobacterium sp. StRB126 genomic region harbors:
- the ribA gene encoding GTP cyclohydrolase II, producing the protein MIKIQAEANVPTEHGKFRMIAFSENENDWMPHMAIIADNTDFSKPVNVRFHSECITGEVFHSKKCECGQQLDAAMKYIHENGGIIIYLRQEGRNIGIINKLKAYSLQEKGLDTVQANLELGLPADDRNFGVAIDILNLLDVKDVNLLTNNPEKVKYVVDSNVHLNSRIPLQIPANEMSKGYLQTKKDFFGHLLDDNDN; encoded by the coding sequence ATGATTAAAATTCAGGCGGAAGCCAACGTTCCTACAGAGCACGGCAAGTTCCGAATGATCGCTTTCTCCGAAAATGAAAACGACTGGATGCCTCACATGGCAATCATCGCAGACAATACAGATTTTTCAAAACCTGTTAATGTCCGTTTCCATTCAGAATGTATTACAGGAGAAGTCTTCCATTCAAAAAAATGTGAATGTGGCCAGCAATTGGATGCAGCCATGAAATATATCCATGAAAACGGCGGCATTATTATATATCTTCGTCAGGAAGGCCGTAATATTGGTATCATCAATAAATTAAAGGCATATTCATTACAGGAGAAAGGACTTGACACGGTACAGGCCAATCTTGAATTGGGACTGCCTGCAGATGATAGAAACTTTGGTGTAGCCATTGACATTCTTAATCTGTTGGATGTAAAAGATGTCAACCTTTTGACCAATAATCCTGAAAAGGTAAAATATGTGGTAGACAGCAATGTTCATCTCAACTCAAGGATCCCTTTGCAAATTCCGGCCAACGAAATGAGTAAAGGCTATTTACAGACAAAAAAAGATTTCTTTGGACATCTACTCGATGACAATGATAACTAA
- a CDS encoding DUF4254 domain-containing protein — protein sequence MKFTETAWKVFNQSIEDYHVSDDVNTLINNPFEKDSLERILYAKNWIDTVQWHLEDIIRDENIDPAEALQLKRTIDASNQKRTDLVEYIDSWFLNKFENITPKPEAKINTETPAWAVDRLSILALKVYHMSLEAHRESASEEHRNNCQAKLDVLLIQKEDLSTSIDQLLADIENGNVKMKVYKQMKMYNDESLNPILYQKGQQK from the coding sequence ATGAAATTTACTGAGACTGCATGGAAAGTCTTCAATCAATCTATTGAAGACTATCACGTGTCTGATGACGTTAACACTCTAATTAATAACCCGTTCGAAAAAGATAGTTTGGAACGGATTTTGTATGCAAAGAACTGGATTGATACCGTTCAATGGCATCTGGAAGATATTATTAGAGATGAAAATATTGATCCAGCTGAAGCTCTTCAACTCAAGAGAACAATAGACGCCTCCAATCAGAAAAGAACTGATCTGGTAGAATATATTGACAGTTGGTTCCTTAATAAGTTTGAAAATATAACTCCTAAACCTGAAGCAAAGATAAATACAGAAACTCCCGCTTGGGCAGTAGACAGATTGTCAATTCTTGCCTTAAAGGTTTATCATATGTCATTAGAAGCCCATAGAGAATCCGCCTCTGAAGAACACAGAAACAATTGCCAGGCTAAACTGGACGTTCTGCTTATTCAGAAGGAAGACCTATCCACTTCTATAGATCAGTTGCTTGCTGATATTGAAAACGGTAACGTTAAGATGAAGGTATACAAACAAATGAAAATGTATAACGATGAAAGTCTTAACCCAATCCTTTATCAAAAAGGGCAACAAAAATGA
- a CDS encoding twin-arginine translocase TatA/TatE family subunit gives MNTLTILAISWQHILIVAIVLVLLFGGKKIPELMRGVGSGIKEFKDAVKEEDKPGSENKSSSPNNNSSSN, from the coding sequence ATGAATACACTAACAATACTTGCCATATCTTGGCAGCATATCCTTATCGTAGCGATCGTTTTAGTGCTGCTTTTTGGAGGAAAGAAAATTCCGGAACTAATGAGAGGCGTTGGTTCAGGGATCAAAGAATTTAAAGATGCGGTAAAAGAAGAAGACAAGCCAGGTTCTGAAAACAAATCGTCTTCTCCAAACAATAATTCTTCAAGTAACTAA
- a CDS encoding peptidoglycan DD-metalloendopeptidase family protein, with protein MIKKFSFLIGVLMFGLHQGQQNKEQLQKQNAELKKQIAQINTDLAKTRSESKLSIAYLTSVNQKLVLREKVYNNTQKEKRFIEDDIYLKQLEINRQNKELAVLRKNYAEVLVNAYKNKGVQNKVTFILSSKNLGEGIRRVQYLKQYSDYQDKKAAEITDAANQIKKTITQRQNSVKEKQNLLVNQQKDLATINAERAQKEQLVADFKKNEVKLTGELKQKQVQSKALEGQIRAIIAEEIRIAKAEEEARRKAEAEKIRLAKLAAEREKARIEAEAKARAEALERERRIAEAEAKKAAELAARRAEEERKRNEEAARAEANAKDEARRIAAKKASDEAAAKSREAADKLAAARAAELALAKRKEEDKKAAESKAMTSYGVTTSAGSSFAESRGRLGYPADRAGQITHRFGRQPHPVFKNITEENNGIKLSVPSGTRAKSVYPGSVSSVLANNDGTKTVIIKHGSYFTIYSNLGNVSVSKGQQVSAGTPVGTVAQDFDGAYTLDFQVWNGSTPVDPLGWISY; from the coding sequence ATGATTAAAAAATTTAGCTTTTTAATAGGTGTTCTTATGTTTGGACTGCACCAGGGGCAGCAGAATAAAGAACAACTGCAGAAGCAGAATGCCGAACTTAAAAAACAAATTGCCCAAATAAATACGGATTTAGCTAAAACAAGAAGCGAATCTAAACTTTCCATAGCCTACCTTACCAGCGTTAATCAAAAGTTAGTCTTAAGAGAAAAGGTCTACAATAATACTCAAAAAGAAAAGAGGTTTATTGAAGATGACATCTATCTGAAGCAACTTGAAATTAACCGTCAGAATAAGGAATTGGCAGTTCTGAGAAAGAATTATGCTGAAGTCTTGGTAAATGCCTATAAAAATAAAGGGGTACAGAATAAAGTAACCTTCATTCTTTCGTCTAAAAATTTGGGCGAAGGTATTCGAAGAGTACAATACTTAAAACAATATTCTGATTACCAAGATAAAAAAGCAGCTGAAATTACTGATGCAGCCAATCAAATCAAAAAAACCATTACGCAAAGACAAAACTCTGTAAAAGAGAAACAAAACCTTCTGGTAAACCAACAGAAGGATTTAGCAACGATTAATGCGGAAAGAGCTCAAAAAGAGCAACTGGTAGCTGATTTTAAAAAGAACGAAGTAAAACTTACTGGTGAACTGAAACAAAAACAAGTTCAGTCCAAAGCTCTTGAAGGGCAGATCAGAGCAATTATTGCTGAAGAGATCAGAATCGCAAAAGCAGAAGAAGAAGCCAGAAGAAAAGCGGAAGCCGAAAAAATACGTTTAGCAAAACTTGCAGCTGAAAGAGAAAAAGCAAGAATTGAAGCAGAAGCTAAGGCAAGAGCGGAAGCTTTGGAAAGAGAAAGAAGAATTGCGGAAGCGGAAGCTAAAAAAGCAGCAGAATTAGCAGCAAGAAGAGCTGAAGAAGAAAGAAAACGTAATGAAGAAGCGGCAAGGGCTGAAGCCAATGCAAAAGATGAAGCCAGAAGAATAGCAGCTAAAAAAGCATCTGATGAGGCTGCAGCCAAATCTAGAGAAGCGGCTGATAAACTAGCTGCAGCCAGAGCCGCAGAATTAGCTCTAGCCAAGAGAAAAGAAGAAGACAAAAAAGCAGCAGAATCTAAAGCTATGACAAGCTATGGAGTAACAACCTCAGCAGGAAGCAGTTTTGCAGAAAGCAGAGGAAGATTAGGATACCCAGCGGACAGAGCCGGACAGATTACTCACCGTTTCGGAAGACAGCCACACCCTGTTTTCAAAAATATTACAGAAGAAAATAATGGTATCAAACTTTCTGTGCCATCAGGTACCCGCGCAAAATCTGTTTATCCGGGTTCTGTATCTTCAGTACTGGCTAATAATGATGGTACAAAGACTGTAATCATTAAACACGGAAGCTACTTTACCATTTATTCCAACTTAGGAAATGTAAGTGTTTCCAAAGGACAACAGGTTTCTGCAGGAACTCCCGTAGGAACTGTAGCTCAGGATTTTGATGGCGCTTACACCCTTGATTTCCAAGTATGGAATGGAAGTACACCAGTTGATCCATTAGGTTGGATTTCATATTAA
- a CDS encoding DUF4292 domain-containing protein codes for MKNWIPLLLLLLALSSCKTRNAVKSNTGNTQDSIKTAEDNRNPKDVNQPVRDKLTFYEHVLLPPKFEQIKIDSKVRVETGSFIPTLDATVYIENDKKVWMNLRALFLNVARGIATPDGIKGQDKTSKTYIDSDFDYLNNLLNVNFIDYKALEKILLGRTFVKINDSQFTLTQNAQGYKMVSNVNQKIVTDEKNREYKIELQYDTNYDLLSVNLKDVLSPDELEISYSDWNEYTGIRLPQNVKIIIKGSKSSQILLENTKFDFSRMETPYSVPSSYKKIEIK; via the coding sequence ATGAAAAATTGGATTCCACTTCTTTTATTGCTTCTTGCTTTATCCTCCTGTAAAACCCGTAATGCTGTAAAAAGTAATACAGGTAATACTCAGGACAGTATCAAAACAGCTGAAGATAACAGAAATCCAAAAGACGTAAACCAACCGGTGAGAGATAAACTTACCTTTTACGAGCATGTATTACTCCCACCAAAATTCGAACAAATTAAGATAGACAGTAAAGTTCGTGTAGAAACAGGGAGTTTCATACCTACATTAGATGCTACGGTTTATATTGAAAATGATAAAAAGGTTTGGATGAACCTTAGAGCTCTTTTTCTGAATGTAGCCAGAGGGATTGCCACTCCGGATGGAATAAAGGGGCAGGATAAAACCAGCAAAACTTATATTGATTCAGATTTTGATTATCTTAATAATCTGCTGAATGTTAATTTTATTGATTATAAAGCACTGGAAAAAATCCTGTTGGGAAGAACTTTTGTAAAGATTAATGATTCTCAGTTTACACTCACTCAAAATGCACAGGGCTATAAAATGGTTTCTAATGTAAACCAGAAAATTGTAACCGATGAAAAAAACAGAGAGTACAAAATTGAGCTCCAATATGACACCAATTATGATTTACTGAGTGTCAATCTAAAGGATGTTTTATCTCCCGATGAGTTAGAAATATCTTACAGTGACTGGAATGAATACACTGGAATTCGCCTTCCACAAAATGTTAAAATAATTATAAAAGGTTCAAAATCTAGTCAAATTTTACTGGAAAACACGAAATTTGACTTTTCGAGGATGGAAACTCCTTATTCTGTACCATCCAGTTATAAGAAAATTGAGATTAAATGA
- a CDS encoding sugar phosphate nucleotidyltransferase, with the protein MKIIVPMAGRGSRLRPHTLTVPKPLIPIAGKPIVQRLVEDIAKVAGENIEEVAFIIGDFGPEIEKSLIQIAEKLGAKGSIYYQNDPLGTAHAIKCAEQSMTGNVVIAFADTLFRADFQLDKNSDGVIWVKSVEDPSAFGVVKLDNYGFITDFVEKPTTFVSDLAIIGIYYFNSAEKLMEEINYIMDNDIKNGGEYQLTTALENLRSKGAKFTLGKVNDWMDCGNKNATVETNSKILAYETAEMANYPASAVIENSLIIPPCFIGENVKISNSKVGPGVSLGNNTTVVNSNIENSLVQENTRINHGNLSNSMIGNSAQYFGVAREISLGDYSVLDFLSK; encoded by the coding sequence ATGAAAATTATTGTTCCAATGGCTGGACGTGGTTCCAGATTACGCCCACATACATTAACAGTTCCAAAACCGCTTATTCCTATCGCAGGGAAACCTATCGTACAGAGATTAGTGGAAGATATTGCTAAAGTTGCAGGAGAAAATATTGAAGAGGTAGCTTTTATTATCGGAGACTTTGGTCCTGAGATTGAAAAATCTTTAATTCAGATTGCCGAAAAACTGGGAGCAAAAGGAAGTATATATTATCAGAACGATCCTCTTGGAACTGCTCATGCCATCAAATGTGCTGAACAGTCAATGACAGGAAATGTGGTTATTGCCTTTGCTGATACTCTTTTCCGTGCAGATTTCCAACTGGATAAAAATTCCGATGGAGTAATCTGGGTAAAAAGCGTAGAAGATCCATCCGCATTCGGAGTGGTAAAGCTGGATAACTATGGTTTCATTACAGACTTCGTTGAAAAGCCTACAACATTCGTATCTGACCTTGCTATTATTGGAATCTATTACTTCAATAGCGCTGAAAAGCTGATGGAAGAAATCAACTATATCATGGATAATGATATTAAAAATGGTGGAGAATATCAATTGACTACAGCATTGGAAAACTTAAGATCAAAAGGAGCTAAATTCACACTGGGGAAAGTAAACGACTGGATGGACTGCGGTAACAAAAATGCTACAGTAGAAACCAACAGTAAGATTCTTGCTTACGAAACAGCTGAAATGGCTAACTACCCTGCATCTGCAGTGATTGAAAACTCATTAATCATTCCACCATGTTTCATTGGAGAAAATGTAAAAATTTCTAACTCTAAAGTAGGGCCTGGAGTTTCGTTAGGAAACAACACCACTGTTGTAAATTCTAATATTGAAAACTCTCTAGTTCAGGAAAACACAAGAATCAACCATGGAAATCTTTCCAATTCTATGATTGGTAATTCTGCTCAGTATTTTGGAGTGGCAAGAGAAATTTCTCTGGGAGATTATTCAGTGTTAGATTTTCTCTCCAAATAA
- a CDS encoding lipopolysaccharide biosynthesis protein encodes MYKKLLGQTAVYGLSSVLVRIFPFIIAPIVTSFFGPAASSPFVDWYSIAGVITVLLTHGMETSFFRFAQEENIDKKTLISTCSVSIISIGLIYLILGYVFRYQLAQAFETPDQVNFLVIFLFILSLDAFATIPSAILRLQGKPFKYMLSKVAGSSIYFLLVLFFIKWLPKHPEGILGLKYNPDFGIGYVFVANLIQSIITLLIIGKEFFSFSFSKFDFNLWKRIMNYSWPVMIAGLAGIVNQTLDRQFLKYLLPEEEARHQIGVYGAVYKIATFITVFRQAYQLGIEPYFFSSFKNKDSHKTYAVLMDVFVICSCIIYMGLMVNLQWISEKYLGNPLYYEGIKIIPFVMLGALFLGIYLNLSIWYKLSDQTRVGLYISIIGACITILINFLFIPQYGYWASAMAALITFTSMMVISYIWGQKQYPIHYNTGKIVMYLAFTITFSLLSFYEFRTNYLIGNLFLILFLCLVAFKEKAIISKILKKA; translated from the coding sequence TTGTATAAGAAATTATTAGGGCAAACTGCAGTATATGGGCTAAGTTCCGTATTAGTACGAATTTTCCCATTTATTATTGCTCCAATCGTTACCTCATTTTTTGGACCTGCAGCCTCATCTCCGTTTGTAGACTGGTATTCTATCGCCGGTGTAATTACAGTATTGCTTACTCACGGTATGGAAACTTCTTTCTTCCGTTTTGCACAGGAAGAAAACATTGACAAGAAAACATTAATTTCAACTTGTTCGGTAAGTATTATCAGTATAGGTCTTATTTATCTCATTTTAGGATATGTTTTCCGGTATCAGCTGGCACAGGCTTTTGAAACTCCAGATCAGGTAAACTTTCTGGTCATCTTTTTATTCATTCTTTCATTGGATGCTTTTGCTACTATTCCATCAGCAATTCTAAGACTTCAGGGCAAACCTTTTAAATATATGCTTTCAAAAGTAGCAGGTTCATCCATCTATTTTTTATTGGTGTTATTTTTTATAAAATGGCTTCCAAAACACCCTGAAGGTATATTAGGTTTAAAATACAATCCTGATTTTGGTATCGGATATGTTTTTGTAGCAAACCTTATACAAAGTATCATCACTCTTTTAATTATTGGAAAAGAATTCTTCAGTTTCAGTTTTTCAAAATTTGATTTCAACTTATGGAAAAGAATCATGAATTATTCATGGCCAGTTATGATTGCCGGGCTTGCAGGTATTGTAAACCAGACTTTAGATAGGCAGTTTCTGAAATATTTGCTTCCAGAAGAAGAAGCCCGTCACCAGATTGGTGTATATGGCGCTGTATATAAGATAGCAACCTTCATTACTGTTTTCAGACAGGCTTACCAATTGGGTATTGAACCCTATTTCTTCTCAAGTTTCAAAAATAAAGACTCTCATAAAACCTATGCTGTATTGATGGATGTTTTCGTTATCTGCAGTTGTATTATTTATATGGGTCTTATGGTAAACCTTCAATGGATTTCCGAAAAATATCTTGGAAATCCTCTTTATTATGAAGGGATTAAAATTATTCCTTTTGTAATGCTGGGAGCCTTATTTTTAGGAATTTATCTTAATCTTTCCATATGGTATAAGCTTTCAGATCAGACAAGAGTTGGATTGTACATATCAATTATCGGAGCATGTATTACTATTTTAATTAACTTCCTGTTCATTCCTCAATATGGGTATTGGGCAAGTGCCATGGCTGCTTTAATAACTTTCACCTCCATGATGGTTATTTCCTACATCTGGGGCCAGAAACAATATCCTATTCATTATAATACAGGAAAAATAGTAATGTATCTGGCATTCACCATTACTTTTTCCTTACTTTCTTTTTATGAGTTCAGAACCAACTACCTGATAGGGAATTTATTTCTTATCTTGTTCTTGTGCCTTGTAGCCTTTAAAGAAAAAGCTATAATATCAAAAATTCTTAAAAAGGCTTAG
- a CDS encoding dihydroorotase, producing the protein MKTLIKNVNIVNEGEIFESDILIENDLISKIASGIFEDADQIIDGSGQYLLPGVIDDQVHFREPGLTHKGDIETESRSAIAGGVTSFIDQPNTVPNAVTQELLADKYEIASQKAYANYGFMMGGTNDNLEEVLKTNPRNVPGIKLFLGSSTGNMLVDNPETLENIFSNTKMLIAVHCEDEATIRANTQKYMDEYGEDIPVKFHHLIRSEEACYKSSSKAIELAQKTGARLHVFHLSTAKEMELFRNDIPLKDKKITAEVCVHHLTFTNEDYDTKGGLIKWNPAVKTQKDKDALWEALLDDRIDVIATDHAPHTAEEKDNVYTKCPSGAPLVQHSLVVMLENYKNGKISLEKIVEKMSHNPAILFRVEKRGFVKEGYKADLVLVDLNADWTVSKDNLLYKCGWSPLEGMNFHSKVTHTFVNGHLVYDNGKIAEEKFGERLLFEVKE; encoded by the coding sequence ATGAAGACCCTAATCAAAAATGTAAATATCGTCAACGAAGGTGAAATCTTTGAAAGCGATATCTTAATAGAAAATGACCTAATTTCTAAAATAGCTTCCGGTATTTTCGAGGATGCAGATCAGATCATTGATGGTTCCGGACAATACCTTCTTCCAGGAGTGATTGATGACCAAGTGCATTTCCGTGAGCCGGGCCTTACTCATAAGGGAGATATTGAAACCGAGTCAAGATCAGCAATTGCTGGCGGGGTGACCAGCTTTATCGATCAGCCTAATACTGTTCCCAATGCTGTTACTCAGGAGTTACTGGCTGATAAATATGAAATAGCTTCTCAAAAAGCATATGCCAATTATGGTTTTATGATGGGAGGAACCAATGATAACCTTGAGGAAGTGTTAAAAACAAATCCAAGAAATGTTCCGGGAATTAAATTATTCCTTGGATCATCTACGGGAAATATGTTGGTAGATAATCCGGAAACACTGGAAAATATTTTCAGCAATACAAAAATGCTGATCGCTGTTCATTGTGAAGATGAAGCTACCATTAGAGCCAATACTCAGAAGTATATGGATGAATATGGAGAAGATATTCCTGTGAAGTTCCATCATTTAATCAGAAGCGAGGAGGCTTGCTATAAATCTTCTTCGAAAGCTATTGAACTGGCACAGAAAACAGGAGCAAGGCTTCATGTTTTCCACCTTTCAACTGCCAAGGAAATGGAGTTATTCAGAAATGATATTCCATTAAAAGATAAAAAGATTACCGCTGAGGTATGTGTTCATCATCTAACCTTCACCAATGAAGATTATGATACTAAAGGAGGTTTAATCAAATGGAATCCTGCTGTGAAAACACAAAAGGATAAAGATGCGCTTTGGGAAGCCTTATTGGATGACAGAATTGATGTGATTGCAACAGATCATGCACCTCATACTGCAGAAGAAAAGGATAATGTGTATACAAAATGTCCATCGGGAGCACCATTGGTTCAGCATTCATTAGTAGTGATGTTGGAAAATTATAAAAACGGTAAAATCTCTCTTGAGAAAATTGTTGAGAAAATGTCTCATAACCCAGCTATTTTGTTCAGAGTAGAGAAAAGAGGTTTTGTAAAAGAAGGGTATAAAGCAGACCTGGTTTTAGTAGATTTAAATGCAGACTGGACAGTTTCCAAAGATAATTTACTCTACAAATGTGGCTGGAGCCCGCTTGAAGGAATGAACTTCCATTCTAAAGTTACCCACACCTTTGTAAATGGACACCTTGTTTATGACAATGGAAAAATTGCTGAAGAGAAGTTTGGAGAGAGATTGCTTTTTGAAGTGAAAGAGTAA
- a CDS encoding GH92 family glycosyl hydrolase, whose protein sequence is MRNPGTSIFAALLFFSVYGQAQKFEKLYQYVNPLIGTEKMGHTYPGATTPFGAIQLSPETDTISYELNGKYNGEVYKYCAGYRYEDKTITGFSSTHFSGTGHSDLGDFLIMPTVGKLQLNPGTASNPENGYRSRFSHQNEKAEAGYYQVKLDDHNILAELTATPRVGVHRYTFPKSDQSHIILDLMAGIYNYDGKNVWTYARVENSNTITGYRQTNGWARTRTVYFAMKFSKPFKSYGQKNYDEKQVYKGFWRKFDQTKNFPEIAGKNLKMYFDFDTNENEAIEIKLAISPVSQANALENLEKEAGNLSFDQVKTKAQEDWNKELNKIVIKGSDPQKTNFYTAMYHTFINPTTYMDVNGEYKGLDQNTHKAENFTNYTTFSLWDTYRALHPFFNIIQPNRNNDMVRSMMAHYNQFSMKMLPIWSHYANDNWCMSGYHSVSVVADAIIKGNYNGDPKEALKACVETANKRDYEGIGQYIDLGYIPAEKNGTSVSNTLEYAYDDWAISQLAKHLGETEIYNQFIKRSENWKNNFDKTIGFMRPRLADGTFKKDFDVLSTHGQGFIEGNSWNYSFFVPHNPDELITMMGGKKKFASKLDELFSMHLSDAFFADTEDITREGIIGGYVHGNEPAHHVAYLYNWAGQPWKTQSQIRHILEMQYKATPDGLGGNDDTGQMSAWYILSSLGFYPVAPGSENYSIGSPAIDNAVLHLENGKTFEIEAFNQSPQNVYVQKILLNGKEIKNFTLKHSEIMNGGKLTFYMGNKAKK, encoded by the coding sequence ATGAGAAATCCGGGGACTTCTATTTTTGCAGCATTGCTGTTTTTCAGTGTATATGGCCAAGCTCAGAAATTTGAAAAACTGTATCAATATGTAAATCCACTCATCGGAACTGAAAAAATGGGACACACCTACCCTGGTGCTACCACCCCCTTTGGAGCCATTCAATTAAGCCCTGAAACCGATACTATTTCTTATGAACTTAATGGAAAATATAATGGTGAAGTGTACAAATATTGCGCAGGCTATCGCTATGAAGACAAAACGATTACAGGTTTCAGTTCTACTCATTTCAGTGGTACAGGACACTCTGACCTTGGAGATTTTCTGATAATGCCTACTGTGGGAAAACTTCAGCTTAATCCCGGAACAGCTTCCAACCCTGAAAACGGATACAGAAGCAGGTTTTCACATCAGAATGAAAAAGCAGAAGCTGGATACTATCAGGTAAAACTTGACGATCATAATATTCTGGCAGAATTAACGGCTACTCCTAGAGTTGGGGTTCATCGATATACTTTCCCTAAATCAGACCAGTCTCATATCATTTTAGATCTGATGGCCGGGATTTATAATTATGATGGGAAAAATGTATGGACCTACGCTCGTGTGGAAAATAGCAACACGATCACCGGCTACAGGCAAACCAATGGCTGGGCAAGAACCAGAACCGTTTATTTTGCGATGAAATTTTCAAAACCGTTCAAGTCCTACGGCCAGAAAAACTATGATGAAAAGCAGGTATACAAAGGGTTCTGGCGAAAATTTGATCAGACAAAGAATTTCCCTGAAATTGCAGGTAAGAATCTTAAGATGTATTTTGATTTTGATACCAATGAAAATGAAGCCATTGAAATCAAACTTGCCATTTCTCCCGTAAGTCAGGCTAATGCATTGGAAAACCTTGAAAAAGAAGCCGGAAATTTATCTTTTGACCAGGTAAAAACAAAAGCACAGGAGGATTGGAATAAGGAATTGAATAAAATTGTCATTAAAGGTTCGGATCCTCAAAAGACCAATTTTTATACTGCAATGTATCATACCTTCATCAATCCCACAACCTATATGGATGTAAACGGAGAATATAAAGGGTTGGATCAGAATACGCACAAGGCAGAAAATTTCACCAACTATACAACATTTTCTCTTTGGGATACTTATCGGGCTCTTCATCCATTTTTTAATATTATCCAGCCTAACCGGAATAATGATATGGTAAGATCAATGATGGCACATTATAATCAATTTTCTATGAAAATGTTACCCATCTGGTCTCATTACGCTAATGATAACTGGTGCATGAGTGGTTATCACAGTGTAAGTGTGGTGGCAGATGCCATTATCAAAGGGAATTATAACGGTGATCCGAAAGAAGCGCTTAAAGCTTGTGTAGAAACGGCCAACAAAAGAGATTATGAAGGCATCGGACAATATATTGACTTAGGTTACATTCCTGCGGAGAAAAACGGCACTTCAGTTTCCAACACTCTGGAATATGCCTATGATGATTGGGCTATTTCGCAATTAGCAAAACACTTGGGAGAAACAGAAATCTATAATCAATTCATCAAACGTTCTGAAAACTGGAAGAATAATTTTGATAAAACTATTGGATTTATGCGACCACGTCTGGCAGACGGAACTTTCAAAAAAGATTTTGATGTATTAAGTACCCACGGACAGGGATTCATTGAAGGAAACTCGTGGAACTATAGTTTTTTTGTTCCACACAATCCTGATGAACTGATCACAATGATGGGTGGAAAAAAGAAATTTGCTTCAAAACTGGATGAGCTGTTCTCGATGCATTTATCCGATGCATTTTTCGCAGACACTGAAGATATTACCAGAGAAGGAATTATTGGTGGATATGTTCACGGAAACGAACCGGCACACCATGTCGCTTATCTTTATAATTGGGCAGGGCAACCCTGGAAAACTCAATCACAGATTCGTCATATTCTTGAAATGCAATACAAAGCAACCCCTGATGGATTAGGAGGAAATGATGATACGGGACAAATGAGTGCATGGTATATTTTAAGTTCATTAGGTTTTTATCCTGTAGCTCCCGGTTCAGAAAATTATTCTATCGGAAGCCCAGCCATTGATAATGCTGTTTTACATCTAGAAAACGGAAAAACTTTTGAAATTGAAGCCTTCAATCAAAGTCCGCAGAATGTATATGTTCAAAAGATTCTTTTAAACGGAAAAGAAATTAAGAATTTCACCTTGAAACATTCTGAGATTATGAATGGTGGAAAACTTACTTTTTATATGGGAAATAAAGCTAAAAAATAG
- a CDS encoding response regulator transcription factor, translating into MEKSKILYAEDDETIAFLIQDSLESYYDISCYPDGGSALEAFDAQSFDICLLDIMMPGINGFELAQYIRDKNTEIPIIFISAKALKEDRIKGLKIGADDYLVKPFSIEELILKIEVFLKRTKKTSIHPPKYKVGKYDFDPKNYTLQNTLNTITLTQRESELLHYFIRHKNTVVKRQDILKAIWGDDDYFMGRSLDVFISRLRKVLVNEENILIENLHGIGFRFSEK; encoded by the coding sequence ATGGAAAAGTCTAAAATTTTGTATGCAGAAGATGATGAAACAATAGCGTTTCTTATTCAGGATAGTCTGGAAAGCTACTATGATATTTCTTGTTATCCTGACGGAGGATCTGCATTGGAAGCATTCGATGCACAAAGTTTTGACATTTGTCTTTTAGATATTATGATGCCCGGAATCAACGGATTTGAACTGGCTCAATACATTCGGGATAAGAATACCGAAATTCCCATTATTTTCATTTCCGCCAAAGCCTTAAAAGAAGATCGAATTAAAGGGTTGAAAATAGGCGCAGATGATTATCTGGTAAAGCCTTTCAGTATTGAAGAATTGATTCTGAAAATTGAAGTTTTTCTAAAACGGACAAAAAAAACGAGCATCCATCCTCCAAAATACAAAGTTGGGAAGTATGATTTTGATCCTAAAAACTATACTTTACAAAACACTCTCAATACCATTACTCTTACTCAAAGAGAGTCTGAGCTTCTACACTATTTCATCCGTCACAAAAATACCGTTGTGAAAAGGCAGGACATTTTGAAGGCCATCTGGGGAGATGATGACTATTTTATGGGCAGAAGTCTGGATGTATTTATTTCAAGATTGAGAAAGGTATTGGTGAATGAGGAAAATATACTTATCGAAAATCTACATGGAATAGGTTTTCGGTTCTCTGAAAAATAA